One region of Labrus mixtus chromosome 1, fLabMix1.1, whole genome shotgun sequence genomic DNA includes:
- the emc8 gene encoding ER membrane protein complex subunit 8, which translates to MPIQLTSQAYCKMVLHAAKYPNCAVNGLLVAEKTKEKKKEPHSGPVICVDCVPLFHGTLALAPMLEVALTLIDTWCKENKYVIAAYYQANERTKDSRPNQVAEKVAARISENFSEAAIVMVDNSRLTISCFEPIVFIYDHHENKWKCRDVTSDCFEDWSEAQKITSALLEGRSYENLIDFDNHLDDLRNDWTNPVINKSVLDLC; encoded by the exons ATGCCTATTCAGCTGACTAGTCAGGCTTACTGTAAAATGGTTTTACATGCTGCCAAGTATCCAAACTGCGCCGTGAACGGGCTGCTGGTGGCAGAAAAGacgaaggagaagaagaaagagccCCACAGTGGACCAGTCATATGTGTGGACTGTGTGCCCCTCTTTCATGGCACTCTTGCTCTGGCACCAATGCTAGAAGTAGCTTTGACACTG ATCGATACTTggtgtaaagaaaataaatatgtcaTCGCTGCATATTACCAAGCCAATGAACGCACAAAGGATTCAAG aCCCAACCAAGTCGCAGAAAAAGTGGCTGCCAGGATTTCTGAGAATTTCAGTGAGGCAGCAATTGTCATg GTGGACAACAGTAGATTAACAATAAGCTGTTTTGAGCCCATTGTCTTTATCTATGATCACCATGAAAACAAGTGGAAATGCAGAGACGTAACCTC tGACTGTTTCGAGGACTGGAGCGAAGCCCAGAAGATCACATCAGCTCTGTTGGAGGGCAGGTCCTATGAGAACTTGATTGACTTTGACAATCACTTGGATGATCTGAGGAATGACTGGACCAACCCTGTGATCAACAAGTCTGTCCTGGATCTGTGCTAA